In a single window of the Equus quagga isolate Etosha38 chromosome 7, UCLA_HA_Equagga_1.0, whole genome shotgun sequence genome:
- the LOC124241756 gene encoding uncharacterized protein LOC124241756 isoform X1, whose product MTPCKLSPWGKLCVSESRSRRAGGAKRGGKVWKSAETTVAGCSEPLAPGKGKHCPFRSYQPAARDLRLRCVRSSLGPPLAYIFPVPPRVQGRRQRAGDCGTVPGAGREPAELGEEPPRPRAEHAAPACSARVHPARRGGDRAEAVASGRCLGPDPLHVSLAWGHVHRLSPVRRPDVLRINKMKLEATGGQIAPVLRTTIPNRATSPLHRSPTAAPPPGRSPPSKLQPRRAPARPRPLAGPGALCRSH is encoded by the exons ATGACCCCCTGCAAACTCAGCCCCTGGGGAAAACTTTGTGTCTCGGAATCCCGCAGTAGACGAGCTGGGGGTGCTAAGCGCGGGGGCAAGGTTTGGAAATCTGCGGAGACCACAGTGGCCGGCTGCAGCGAACCCTTGGCACCAGGCAAAGGAAAACACTGCCCTTTCCGCTCCTACCAGCCCGCGGCACGAGACCTGCGTCTAAG GTGTGTACGTTCCAGCCTGGGGCCACCACTTGCCTACATCTTCCCGGTACCACCCAGGGTTCAGGGGcggaggcagagggcaggggactGCGGAACCGTCCCCGGAGCGGGACGCGAACCGGCAGAGTTGGGAGAAG AGCCTCCGCGCCCGAGAGCTGAGCATGCTGCCCCCGCGTGCAGCGCCCGCGTGCACCCAGCTCGGAGAGGGGGCGACAGGGCGGAGGCGGTGGCCTCCGGAAGGTGTCTGGGACCGGACCCGCTGCACGTGAGCCTAGCGTGGGGTCATGTGCACCGGCTCAGCCCGGTTCGGCGCCCGGACGTGCTGCgtatcaacaaaatgaaactcGAGGCGACAGGAGGGCAGATAGCTCCGGTTCTCCGAACCACAATCCCCAACCGCGCGACCTCCCCTCTGCACCGGTCTCCCACCGCAGCCCCTCCGCCCGGCCGGAGCCCGCCGAGCAAGTTGCAGCCCCGGcgcgcccccgcccgcccgcgcccccTCGCCGGCCCGGGGGCGCTTTGCCGCAGTCATTAA
- the LOC124241756 gene encoding uncharacterized protein LOC124241756 isoform X2 has protein sequence MTPCKLSPWGKLCVSESRSRRAGGAKRGGKVWKSAETTVAGCSEPLAPGKGKHCPFRSYQPAARDLRLRVQGRRQRAGDCGTVPGAGREPAELGEEPPRPRAEHAAPACSARVHPARRGGDRAEAVASGRCLGPDPLHVSLAWGHVHRLSPVRRPDVLRINKMKLEATGGQIAPVLRTTIPNRATSPLHRSPTAAPPPGRSPPSKLQPRRAPARPRPLAGPGALCRSH, from the exons ATGACCCCCTGCAAACTCAGCCCCTGGGGAAAACTTTGTGTCTCGGAATCCCGCAGTAGACGAGCTGGGGGTGCTAAGCGCGGGGGCAAGGTTTGGAAATCTGCGGAGACCACAGTGGCCGGCTGCAGCGAACCCTTGGCACCAGGCAAAGGAAAACACTGCCCTTTCCGCTCCTACCAGCCCGCGGCACGAGACCTGCGTCTAAG GGTTCAGGGGcggaggcagagggcaggggactGCGGAACCGTCCCCGGAGCGGGACGCGAACCGGCAGAGTTGGGAGAAG AGCCTCCGCGCCCGAGAGCTGAGCATGCTGCCCCCGCGTGCAGCGCCCGCGTGCACCCAGCTCGGAGAGGGGGCGACAGGGCGGAGGCGGTGGCCTCCGGAAGGTGTCTGGGACCGGACCCGCTGCACGTGAGCCTAGCGTGGGGTCATGTGCACCGGCTCAGCCCGGTTCGGCGCCCGGACGTGCTGCgtatcaacaaaatgaaactcGAGGCGACAGGAGGGCAGATAGCTCCGGTTCTCCGAACCACAATCCCCAACCGCGCGACCTCCCCTCTGCACCGGTCTCCCACCGCAGCCCCTCCGCCCGGCCGGAGCCCGCCGAGCAAGTTGCAGCCCCGGcgcgcccccgcccgcccgcgcccccTCGCCGGCCCGGGGGCGCTTTGCCGCAGTCATTAA
- the LOC124241756 gene encoding uncharacterized protein LOC124241756 isoform X3, whose translation MGVARVSSLPLEAVLGTAGWRRAGVIPTAGAGRRSQRCVRSSLGPPLAYIFPVPPRVQGRRQRAGDCGTVPGAGREPAELGEEPPRPRAEHAAPACSARVHPARRGGDRAEAVASGRCLGPDPLHVSLAWGHVHRLSPVRRPDVLRINKMKLEATGGQIAPVLRTTIPNRATSPLHRSPTAAPPPGRSPPSKLQPRRAPARPRPLAGPGALCRSH comes from the exons ATGGGGGTGGCGCGAGTCTCCAGCCTGCCCCTGGAGGCAGTCCTCGGGACCGCAGGCTGGAGGCGCGCCGGCGTGATTCCGACCGCGGGAGCCgggaggaggagccagag GTGTGTACGTTCCAGCCTGGGGCCACCACTTGCCTACATCTTCCCGGTACCACCCAGGGTTCAGGGGcggaggcagagggcaggggactGCGGAACCGTCCCCGGAGCGGGACGCGAACCGGCAGAGTTGGGAGAAG AGCCTCCGCGCCCGAGAGCTGAGCATGCTGCCCCCGCGTGCAGCGCCCGCGTGCACCCAGCTCGGAGAGGGGGCGACAGGGCGGAGGCGGTGGCCTCCGGAAGGTGTCTGGGACCGGACCCGCTGCACGTGAGCCTAGCGTGGGGTCATGTGCACCGGCTCAGCCCGGTTCGGCGCCCGGACGTGCTGCgtatcaacaaaatgaaactcGAGGCGACAGGAGGGCAGATAGCTCCGGTTCTCCGAACCACAATCCCCAACCGCGCGACCTCCCCTCTGCACCGGTCTCCCACCGCAGCCCCTCCGCCCGGCCGGAGCCCGCCGAGCAAGTTGCAGCCCCGGcgcgcccccgcccgcccgcgcccccTCGCCGGCCCGGGGGCGCTTTGCCGCAGTCATTAA